The following DNA comes from Haloferax mediterranei ATCC 33500.
GCCGGGGCCGATGCCGACGACGTAGAGCGTGCCGTAGTCGTCAGGGGCTTCTTCGCGGTCGCCTGTCGTCGTCGCTGCGCCTTCGCTCATCGTCCCACCGCCACGGTCACCGCATCGTCGTAGCGCTGTTTCTTCACGACGAGTTCGTGGTCACGGCCGCCGGCAATCGCGCTCGCTTCGGCGATGCCCGGCCAGCCGATGAGTTCCTTCGACCGCGACGGGGTCGGGCCTTCGAACTCGGTGAGCGTCTCCTTCTCGAAGTAGACGACGCCCGCGCCGATTTCTTGGGCGGCGTCGAGCATCCCGGGTTCGTCGGCCTTTCGTGTGCCCGTCGCAACGAAGTCAACGTCGTCCCACGTGCAGTCGGCGTCGTCGAGCGCTTGCTCCCACGCGGTCAGGAACTGCTCTTTTTTCGCGCCGGAGACGCTTCCGGTTCCGAGGACGACCCCGTCCTCGCCGTTTCGCTTGAGGACGGTCACGTCGTCGTCGACGAGAACCGCCTTCGGTCCGTCGAGTCGGGCAACCGGTCCGAGTTCGTCGTTGAGGACGGCGAGGTTCGTCGCAACGGTCGAATCGCCGTTGACGACGTGCGTGTCGAGCGCCTTCGCCTTGCTCTCGACACCCTGTTTTCCGGCCGCCTCGGAGGCGGTCGTCATCGCCGGAACAGCGCCGAGTTTCGACAGGTCGTAGGCGACCTGATTCGCACCGTGGTGTCCGCCGGTAAGCGGGATTGCCCACGTTAGTTCTTCGTCGACGACGACGACCGCCGGGTCTTCCCACTTGTCGTCGAGGAGTCCGGCGGTCTTTCGCATGGCGATACCGCTCGCCATCAGGCCGACGAAACAGTCGTATTCGCCCCAGTGCTCAGCGAACACGTCGCCGTGGTAGGTGAGGATGTCTATTCGGTCGTACTCGTCTGCGAGGTCGCGCTTGATTTCCTCCGCCGTGTCGAGTTTTCGCTCGAAACTGACGATGCCAATCTCGCGTGCGACCTCGCCGTCGCTGTCTGGCGTCTGACAGTGGCCACTGCCAGAGTCTGTCGAATTATCGCTCATTGTGCATCACGCTCTTGTTCTGAAGAATCGTTTTCGTCGTTCGGCGCGTCTCCCCCGCGGGCCCAGTCGCCGTAGAGGAATGACCGCTCGTAGTCCGAGCCAGTGATAGCGTCACCAATCATCACGAGTGCCGAGGCCCGGTAGCCGGCCTCGGACACTTTCTCGCCAATCGTCTCGATGGTTCCTTCGATGATATCCTCGTCCGGCCACGAGGCGTGGTAGACGACGGCGACCGGCGTGTCGGGGTCGTGTCCCTCGTCGAGCAGTCGGTCCATCGTCTCTTCGACGGCGTGCGTGCCGAGGTAGATACACACCGTCGTGTCGCCGAAGCCGACGAAATCACTGATGTGGTCTTCCTCGGGAGAGAGCGTCCGGCCCTGTGGCCGGGTGAAGACGACGTGGTTTGCGACTTCGTTCAGCGTCAACTGAGTTCGGAGGGTCGCGCTCGCGGCGAACGCCGACGTGACGCCGGGAACGAGATACGTCGGGACTCCTTCCTTCGCCAGTGCGTCCATCTGTTCGAGCGCCGCGCCGTATATCGCCGGGTCGCCGCTGTGGAGTCGGACGACTGTTCTGCCCGCCTCGTAGGCGTCGGCCATCAGCGGAATCAGCTCTTCGAGGTCCTTCCCGACGCTGTTTACCTGCTCGGCGTCCGCACAGTACTCGTCTAAGAGTTCGCTGTTCACGAGCGACCCAGCGTGGACAACGAGGTCCGCTTCTTCGACGAGGTTCTTTCCGGCGACCGTGAGCAGTTCAGGGTCGCCCGGTCCGGCACCGATGAAGGGAATTCCCTCGTTGTCGGTGAATCCGGTGTCTGCGTCTCCGTCGGCCGTCACGCTGACCCCTCCGAGTCCACACCGTCGAACTCCGCGGTCGCAACGTCACGTTCGAGACCTTCGCGCTCTGCGTACGCCAGCGTGTAGTAATCGCGCTCTTCGATTTCCTTCGGGTCGGACGTGACGAGCGTCTCTCCCTGTTCCATGAAGAGTCGGCGGCCGAACTTCACGTCGTAGCCAGCGTCCGTCAGTCCCTCGTGGGTCGCCACGGCGTCGGTGACTTTGAACAGAATCATCCGGTCTGGGCCTGTCGGTGCCGCCCCGTTTGCGGCCTCGCGAAGCGAGAGTCCGGTTCCCGATTCGATTTCGACGCCGAGTGCGGTGGCGAACGCCGTCATCGCACTCACGCCAGGGACGACTTCGAGTTCAACCTCGGGGTGGAACGCGTCGAGCGTCCGGCGGAGGTGTCCGAAGGTCGAATAGACGTTCGGGTCTCCGAGCGTTACGAACGCAACATCGCTCGATTTCGCTTGTTCTGCTACTTCTGCGGCCGCCTCCTTCCATGCACGACGCAGTTCGTCCGGGTCTCGCGTCATGGGGAAGTCGAGGTCACCGATGCGCGATTCCGGGACGTGATTCAGTGCAACTGTCCGCGAGAGTCGACCCGGCGAATAGACGACATCGACCGATTCGAGGATTTGCTTTCCTTTGACGGTCACGAGGTCGGCGTCACCGGGGCCTAATCCAACACCGTAAACGGTCATCAGTCCAGCCCTCCGGCGTCACGCCGCCCGACGATAACGTAGACGGGGTTGTTCGACCGGAAACTCGTCGCACCGGCGAGTTCGTAGCCGTGACTCACCTGCATCTGGACGACCTCCGAGAGCAGGTCCCGCTCGCGGAACGCTTCGATAGCCGCGCCGGTCGGTTCGACGCGGGAGACGTTCATCACGATTCGGTCGACGTCGGTGTCCACGGCGTGGTCCAACACCGCCTCGAAGTTTCGACTCCCGCCGACGAACATCGCGTCTGCGTCATCTGGAAGGCCGCTCGGCGCTTCTGCTTCGCGAAGCGTCACGTCGGCGTCGTAGTCGTTTGCCGCGAGGTTCTTCCGGGTCACCTCCAGCCGATTCGGTTTCCGTTCGACAGCCGTTACTCGTTGGACTCGTTGTGCCGCTTCGATGCTGACCGAACCGGTACACGACCCGACATCGACGAAGTGGTCAGTCGGGCGCAAGTCGAGTTTTTCGAGCGTGACAGCTCTCACCTCTGGCTTTGTGGGTCCTGCCTTGGCGTCGTGAGGAAGCGTTACGCGTGGCATTCGAGTCTACCATCCCGACGGCGCTTAAAAACAATTGTGCTTGTAGTACACCAATTCTGATTTCACAACATCGTTGACGGGGTTATTAAACCTGAGTTGCGCTAAGACAACCAAAATTGATTTATGACCTCGTTCTCGTCAACACGAATACGGAGCGATTCACTGATGCACATCATGGAAGGGTTCCTTCCACCGTTTTGGGCAATCGTCTGGACCGTCGTTGCCCTCCCAATCGTCGCGTACGGTGCCAAACGAACCCTCACGGCTGTGAAGACAGACACCAGAACGAAAGCACTCATCGCCATCGGGACGGCGTTCGTCTTCGTCCTCTCGGCACTCAAACTGCCGTCGGTGGTGGGAAGTAGCTCTCATCCGACCGGGACGGGCGTGATGGTCGTCCTGTTCGGTCCAGCAGTGACCGCATTCGCTGCGACTATCGTCCTTCTGTACCAGTCGCTACTTCTCGCTCACGGCGGACTCACGACACTCGGTGCGAACGTCACGGCGATGGGAATCGTCGGCCCGTTCGTCGGTTGGGCCGCATATCGGTTGGTTCGTCCGCACCTCTCGCTCGAACAGGCGACGTTCGTCGCTGCGGTCCTCACTGACTGGGTGACCTATCTCACCACGTCAGTTCAACTTGGGTTGGCGTTCCCCGGCGGAGAGGGGATTGCTGGCGTCGTTTCATCGACTGTCGATTTCGCGGCGGTGTTCGCCATCACACAACTTCCGATTGGAATCTTCGAGGGACTCATCGCGGCGGCGCTCGTCGGCTATCTCGTCCGCGTTGGCTCGATTACGAAAGACCGACTGGGGGTTACAGCATGAAGCGACCGCTCGCAGTCGGCGTCTTGGTCGTCTTTGCTATCATCCTCAGTACGATGGCAGTGGCTGGACTCGGTGCGACAGACGAGCAGGCGGTTGCGACTATCGAAGACAAAGCCCCGGACTACAGTCCGTGGGCGAGTTCCGTCTGGTCGCCACCGGGTGGGTATGGTGAACTGGCGTTGTTCGCCCTCCAAGGCGGTGTTGCGGCCTTCGTCCTGGCGTACTACGTTGAGCGCCTCAGAGACGGGACACATGCACCGGACGCTTGAGCGAATTCAGGCCGATGCGACCCCCCTCGTCGACGGACCTGTAAAAGTGTACTTCGTCCTCCTCTCATTGTTGCTGACTGCGACGAGCGCCCGGTTTTCGTCGTACGTGGCCGCGATTGTCGTCTTCTCGCTCTTGACGGTCCACGCCGTCGGCCGAGCGTACGTCACGTTCCTCCAGTACCCGATTTGGTTCCTGCTGCCCAGTCTCGTCCTGATTGCCCTCGTCACACCTGGTACGACGACAGTCTTCGAGTACTGGATACTCCACATCTCCGAGGAGGGTCTCCTCCTCGCCACGAAGACCGGATTGCGCTCTATAGCATCGCTTTCGGTGCTCTCGTTTTTGGCGCTCACGACGACTGTTCCACAGCTCGTGTCCGCGTTGCGGACGCTGGGACTCCCCGACCCACTTGTCGAGATGCTGCTTTTGGTCTACCGCGGCATTCAGGTGCTCGTCGACGAGTCGATTCGGCTGTACACCGCTGCGAAACTCCGCGGCGGATTCACCTCTAAACGTGCGACGTTCCGGACGACCAAGCACGTCGCTACTTCGTTACTGCTAAGCTCACTCGACAGCGCAGAACAACTCGATTTATCGATGCGTTCGCGTTGCTACGACGGCGTGTTCCCGGTCCGAGACTACGATAGCCGCGGTCACACGTATGCGCTGGGTGCCCTCGCGCTCTTAGTATTCGTCCGGTTTGTGGGTACTCCCTCCGTATTCGCTCAGTTCGGGGGCATACTGTGATTCGGACTGTCGACCTCCAGTTCGGCTACGACGACCGGGCTGTCCTCCGCGGTGTCGACTTCCGCGCCGAGTCGGGCGACGTAACGGTCTTACTCGGCCGAAACGGTGCCGGAAAATCGACGCTCCTCAAGCATTTCAACGGGCTGTTGGAACCCGACGATGGTCGTGTACTGGTCGATGGCGACCCGGTCCGATACGACGACGACAGTCTCACTGACCTCCGGCAGACGGTCGGCTTCGTGTTTCAGGACCCCGATGACCAACTCGTTGCTCCGACAGTCGGACAGGACGTTGCGTTCGGGCCGATTAATCTCGGAAACGACTCGGAGGACACGGTCCAGTGGGCGCTTTCCCGCGTTGGACTCGACGGCTACGAGGACCGCCTCTGTAGTCGCCTGAGCGGCGGCGAGAAAAAGCGGGTCGCACTGGCGGGTGTGCTCGCGATGAAGCCGTCCTACCTCATCCTCGACGAGCCGACCGCCGGTCTCGACGGCGACGGCACTCGGGCGCTCGTCGAGTTGATTCGCGAACTCACGGCCGAAGGAATCTCCTTCGTCGTCTCGACGCACTACCCCGACTTCGCCGCCGCCGTCGGCGATTCGTTTACCCTTCTGAACGACGGTGAGATTGCCTGTCGAGCGTCGTCGTTCGGCGAGATTCCGGCCCGAGAGTACGGGCTTCGAAACTTCGATTCTGTCGTCGACCCGTAGCTAGCACCGCTCTCGCGCCACGGCTATACCCCCAAATAGGCTTCCGTTCACAACTGCGACTCCGATTGGCTATCCGGCGTGTTATACGAGGGCCGCTTTGATTCGAGAGCCACCGAAGATACCGAGTAGGACGAGCGTTCGACTCAGCAAATAGGTGACTCCATATATGCCACTCGCCACTGGGTCGTAGAAGAAGATGAGACAATACAGTCCCAATATGAGAAGCACGTCGATTGCGCCATATACTATCGAGTTTGCTTTTTCCGCGGGAACGTCCACACGATGGGCGAGGCACAAAGCAACTCCGCCGAACACGATTCCGGGAACGACACCGACGAGAAACGAGACAGTCTTCGACGACGGTGGTGGCCCGAATGTAGGCGGATAAATCACACTCAGAAGGATGAATAGTAACACGAACTGGACGGCGATGAGTATCGTCCGAAAACAACCGATTAGAAGCGGTTTGGTATTGGTGTAGTCGAGTGATTCGACGGTCACTTTCTGTCGGAACGCCGCGAATAATCCCATACGAACGTATCAGAATGAAAATACAAAAACCAATCCATTCGCCGGGCCAATTGGTGGCCACGCTACTCTGGAGAGCGGGACAAAACAACGAATCGGAGTCCGGTACGAGACCGGGTTTCTCGTTAGGCGTTCATGGGCTGACCGCCGCGTCGGCCCGTTCGAATCTCTCGGTAGAACGCGACCGAGAAGACCGTGAGGATACTTCCAAGGACTGCTATTGCGAGCACGACTATCACGAGGTAGCCGCCCATTCCGAGGAGGAGCTCCTGCGTGAGCGGTTGGCTGTCGAGCGTCGGGGAGGGGGCGGGGAGCAACAGAGGTCCGGCGGCACCGATTGCGCCGCCCACTAGGCCGCCTCCGACGGCGGAAATCAACATATACCCGAACGTACTCAGGAGATGTTTCCGGACGAGCGCTGCACTCTGTTTGAGGCTATCGATTGCGCTGGCATCGTTGAGGACGATTTCTTGGGAGTAAAACTGGATGAAGAAGACGAACACGAAATACACGAGACCGATGACGAGACCGATAAGTCCCGCGATAATCAGTCCTGTGTGTTCTCCGACCGCCATTCCGACGCCGACTCCCATGATGACGATGATCCAGAGGACAATCCCGAGTGCCATGTTCACGCCGAAGACGACGAACATGGCTCCGAGTAAGGAGACGTAATTCTGCTTCCCGGCGCTGATAAACGTGCTCAGCGAGGTTGTTCCGCGGAGTGCCTCGTCGGCCATCTTGATGAGGCCGCCGTGGATGAACGGCATCCCGACGAGTATCCCGAGGAAGAACACACCCGATACTGCGAGACCGACGAGCGGGTTTATCTGCTGTGTGACGACTGTCACGGACTGTATGAGTCCGAAGAGTCCGAACAGTGCAACGATGAGTGGGTTCCGCGCGAGCGCGCTCGGCACGGATTGGAGGGCTTTTCCGACTGCCATGGGATAATCGACAGACAGGACTGGGATAAGCTTAGTGGTGTCAGTAGGACACTATTCTCAGTTTGAGCACAAACGTGGAATCTGGCCTCATCGTCACGAGGACTCGACCAGCGATTCTATCTCACCAATCAGCACCGCTGAGAGTGCCCCGAGCGTCGTACTCAAAACAGCCGACTCACTGAGTTCGAAAGCGACGGCGAGACCCGCTGCAATCACGATTATCGTGAAGAGGATACCAGCGGTCGTGCCCGCCGATAACCGCTCGAATCGGTTCCACACCCGCTGTGCGGGGGTCGTATATTTGAGCACGAGGGCGCCGAGCATCGTCGCAGTGAATCCGCCGAGAAACCACTCGTGCTCGAACCCACCGCTGGCGGAGTTCAGTTCGTACAGATTGTATGCGAGCAGTAACACGGTCCAGAACGCATTGCTCGTGACGAAGGACCATCGCGACGAGGTGGTTCGGGGGTTTGCCATCGTGTTCAGAGAATCGGTGTGTCCCGAGGGTAACTATGTCGGTTTAGTAACTAGTATTCGTCCGGTGTACCCCAGTAATTGGCTTATCCCCGACGCCAATATCGGCGCACTCGACCATTTTTAGATACCTCTAATCTAAAATATAGATAGATAGAATTAATAGGTTGGCGAAGACAGAATTGAATGCGTTCCGTCAGTATCGGAACGTTGGTTGCATCGATTTCCAGATGAGTTCCTGCAACACGGGGTGGTCGAGTTCGGACATTGTTTCATCCCCCTGTGTTACTACTTCCGGATGCGACGCAAGCCTGTAGTTCCAACTTCCAATCACGCATCCGGAGTATACCCGTCGAGAGTACCGACAGTCGAGAATATCGGCTATTAGAGCCTCTCTGCGTAGAACAGAAGATAGAGTGTGGGTGTGCAGTCGTGGAGAAGAGTTGGTGTGTAGTCGTGGACTACACTGAAGTTAGCCCTCTATTGTCCCGTGCGTCACTCGATTGGGTCTCGCTCGACTGAAGAGAGAACCTGCTCGACCGGAAGGTGTTCGCAGACGCCCGCCACCGCGTCTTCCGGTTTCGCTATCGAGAGCGGCGGCATCGTGTAGACCGGACATCCGGTCATCTCCTCGAGAACGCGCGGGTTGGTCCGTTCGGCGGCGGTTTCCCCTTCGAATTGGTTGAGGACGATTCCCGAAACAAACACGTCTCGCCGACGCAACGCCTCGACGGAGAGGGCGGTGTGATTCAGCGTTCCGAGACCGGACCGCGCGACAAGAATCGTCGGTACGTCCAACTCCGAAACCAAATCGACTACCTCCTTGCCATCAGCGAGTGGGACTCGAAGTCCGCCGATTCCCTCAATTACGCCCGGCCCATCTCGGTCGAGTGCGGCCGCACACGTCTCGAAAATCGCCGTGTAGTCGATTCGCTCGTCGGCAACGTCGGCCGCAATTTCTGGGGCAAGAGCTGGCTCGAGCCGCGGGCCGCAGGTCGCCGCCGCATCGGTCCCACACGCCGTTGCGACAAACTCGGCGTCGTCGTCCGGTGGATAGCCGGTTTGCGCCGGTTTGACCGCCTGTGCATCGTGGCCGGCGTTGCGAAGCCAGCCGACTAACCCGGCGGTGACGACCGTCTTCCCGACACCGGTATCCGTTCCAACAACCGCGAAATCGTGCGTTATATTCGTCATTGGGTCTGTGTCAGATAAGTTCGAGATTCGTTCCGACTGTTTCGAACGCCGTCAGACAGCGGTCGATATTTGCCTCCGTGTGGGTTGCCATCGGCGCAACCCGGATGCGACTCGTTCCGTCGGGGACGGTCGGCGGCCGAATCACGGGGGCAACGATACCCTGTTCCCGAAGGCGTTCATCGAGTGCGATTGCGTCTGCACGGTCGCCGACCAACACCGGAAGGACCTGTGTTTCCCCCAGAACGCGGTAGCCCATCGATTCGAGGCCGTCTCGGAGCGTCTCGACGTTCTCCCAGAGCGATTTCCGACACTCTCCGTCGCGAGCGATTCGCAAGGCTGCTTTGCTCGCGCCGACGGCAGGTGGTGCCAGTCCGGTCGAAAAGACGAACGACCGGGCTTCGTTGACGAGATACTCGATTAGCGTCTCGGACCCGGCGACGTAGCCGCCTTGACTCGCCAGCGCTTTCGAGAGCGTCCCGATTTGCACGTCGATTCGGTCGCTCAATCCCTCACGCTGGACGAGTCCACCGCCGTTCTCGTACAGGCCCGTTGCGTGGGCTTCGTCGACTAACACCCAAGCGCCGTACCGCTCCGCGAGGTCACAGATGGCCGCGAGGGGCGCGACATCACCGTCCATGCTGAACACCGTATCAGTCGCGATGAGCCACTGCTCGTCGTCAGCCGCGGTCTCCGCACGCGTATGCAGTTCCGTCGCAAGCGACTCCGCATCGCAGTGGTCGTAAACCACTGTTTCGGCATCCGAGAGCCGACAGCCGTCGATGATGCTCGCGTGATTGAGTTCGTCCGAGAAAATCACGTCGGGGTCGAGCGCGGCGATGGTTCCGACGTTCGCCGCGTAGCCCGACGAAAACAGCAACGTTCTGTCGGTGTGCTTGATAGCCGCGAGGTCGCCTTCGAGTTCCCGATGGAGCTCGGTATCTCCGGTGATGAGTCTACTCGCACCCGACCCGGTTCCGACGGCGTGGGCGGCCGAGGCCGCCGCCTGCTGAACCCGGGAATCGGTCGCTAACCCGAGGTAGTTGTTCGCCGCGAAGACGAGTTGCGATTCGCCGCCAATCCGGGTTCGGGCGCTCACGTCGGCGGCAGGCTCAAGTTCTCGCCGAAGACCGTGACGTTGTCGGGCCTCCAGTCTGCTTTCGAGGTCGAACCCGCGGTCTGGTTGCGGGGGAGAGCCCGACTGCGACTCCGTTGTGTCGGGGTCCATCGCTTCAGAACCCGGGCATCAGTTCTGCCGGACCGAACACGCCGTAGTCGCCGGCGCGGTTTCGTCGGACGGCGGATTTCAGGTAGCCCAGCGCAGGACCGTTGACGTTCGCGGCCATACTCGTCGCATCGTCGAGTTGGAAGGTGTTCGTCCCGCGTTTGCCATCGAAGGTTCGGCCGGTTACGCGAACCGTCGTCGTCGTCGGCTTTTCGTCCTTCCGAATGTCGAGAATGCCACCGACAGTCACGTCTTCGGCATCACAGATGCCTGCTCGTTCGAGAAGTACGTCGTCGGCGTGTTCCATGTCGTTGAATTCGAGGACGCCGTCGTGTTCCTCGATGACCGCCTCGATTTCCGATTCGTCCATCTCACGGGCGGTTTCGATGTCGTAGCCGTCGAGGTGGGCGATATCCTCGCGGACGGTGCCACGGTTATCTTCGTAGCCGGATTTGAGACCGACACCCCACCAGATTTCGACTTCCTCGACTTCGACGAATGACTGGGCAGCGAGCGCCGCTGCACCGGTGAGCAGTCCGGGAGTCGCTCCGGCACCGCAGACGAACGTGATACCCGATTCGACGAGCGTCTCCTCGCGGTCGTCGAGCATGCCGATGACGCGAGAGCGTTTCAGCACGTCGATGAGGACGCCTTCGAATTCAGCTTCCGCGAAGCGCTCTGCGATGCGCGGAATGAAGTCGTGTTCGAGGTTCGGCAGCGCGAGTAACACCGCATCGATTTCGTCGCTTTCCGCGATAATTTCGTCAATCGGTGTCTCGGTCGATGTTCCTTGCGCCGAGGCGACGATGCCAGCCCCGTCGCCGTGCTGTTTGACGGCCGCTCCGCCGTCTGTCACGCGCTTGTCTTCGGTATCGCCGGTCCCGTCGCCAGCGATGTTCCCCTCGGTCGCATCGAGGATTTCTTCGACGTCCAGACCGTCGTGGTTGACCGCAACACCGTGTCGGTCGCAGGCCGCAACCGGCGTCAACCCGTCCTTGTAGGTACTGACTTCGAGCGTTCGCCGACCGATACCGCCTGTTCCGAGTACTGCAAAGTTGATTTCGTCCATCTTAATCCTCTGTCACGTTTACGTTGGTTACTGCTGTCCCGGCGGCTGTTTCGACCGCCGAGTCGCTATCTGTACATCCGTCTTTGACCGTCTCCGGATCGAACTCGTTGGCCTCCATGTTTGGTTCGAGACCTGCGCGCTCGATGATTTCGAGGTCGTCCCCCGGCGACTGGCCTTCCGTGGTGAGGTAGTCGCCGGTGAGTATCCCGTCGGCCCCGGCTTCGAACGGGAGATGTTGCTCGTCCGGACTGAGGTTCACTTCGCGACCGCCAGTCAGTCGGACGCGGGCTTCTGGGTGGAGCATTCGGTAGACTGCGATGGTCTTGATAATCTCCTCAGTCGTGATTTCGGCCGACCCGTCGTCGCCGAGGGGCGTTCCAGCCACGGGATTCAAAATGTTGACTGGAAGCGAGGAGATGCCGATATCACGCAGGGCGAGTGCCGCGTCCACTCTGTCAGTGGGTGACTCGCCCATCCCGAGGATAACCCCGGCACAGAGGTCCATCCCGACCGACTTTGCGCGTTCGAGCGTCTTTACTCGGTCTTCGAACGAGTGCGTCGAGACGACTTCGGGGAAGTACCGAGGCGACGTTTCGATGTTGTGATTGTAATGGTTGATGCCCTCTGCGGCGAGAATCTCGGCTTCTTCCTGGGTGAGGATACCGAGGCTCGCGTCCACTTCAATGTCCGTCTCGTCGCGGACGAGCCGAATCGCCTGAATCACCTCATCCCACTCATCAGGGCGTCTTTCCTTACTGACGCCCTTCTCGGCGACGACGATACCGAACCGCTGTGCGCCGTCGCGCTCGGCACGCTTCGCCGCGGCGAGGACTTCTTCGGGGCCAAGAAATCCGTAGGTTTCGATGCCGGTGTCGAAATGAACCGACTGCGCACAGAATCCGCAGTCTTCGGCACAGTTGCCGGCTTTGGCGTTGACGATACTACACGCGTCGACGGTGTCGTCACCGAAGTGCGACCGAACGACGTCAGCGGCTGGCGCAAGGTCTTCTACGGGTTGCGCCATCAGCGCTAACGCGTCCGTCCGGTCGAGTTGACCGCCGTCGAGTAGCGTCGTGACCGCGTCGTCGACTGTTCGATTACCTGTCTCGTAAACCACGTATCGAATCGCGGTTTACGAAATAGTAATTCTTTCGGGAGGGTCCCTCTCTGGGCAAACAATACCCGTCGATGAAGTTTTTTCACTGGCCAGTGCTGCGGCATATCCAACCACGAGGGGGCACTCGTCCGAGACTGTAGTCATGTTCCTCAACCTAGATGTTTATCTGACATCTTTCTCTACAGAGTAACTATGGATTTGACTGATACGGTCGCGGTCGTGACCGGTGCATCCTCGGGAATCGGCGAGGCGACGGCTAAAGCACTGGCCCGCGAGGGTTGTTCTGTTGTGCTGGTGGCCCGCCGTGAGGACCGACTGGAGAGGATCGCCGACGAGATCGAGAGTGACAGAACACTCGTCATTCCGACGGATGTCACCGACGAGGACGAAGTTACGGCGATGGTCGAAGAAACGCGGGAGGTATTCGGCTGTCTCGATATCCTCGTGAACAACGCCGGTGTACTCCGTGTTGACCCGGTTGCCGAGGCTGATATGGCTGACTTCCGAGAGCAGGTCGAGGTCAACCTACTCGGGGCGATGAACACAACTCACGCTGCGTTACCAGTCATGCTCGAATCAGAGCATGCTGATATCGTCACCGTCTCTTCGGTGAATGCCCGGCATCCCGCTAAAGAGGGGAGCGCGTACACGGCGACGAAATATGGTGTCAACGGGTTCTGTCGATCCCTCCGGAAGGAGATGGCCGACGAGCAAGTCCGCGTGACGATTGTCATGCCGGGACCAGTCGACTCCGAGATGCGAGACTGGGAGAACTGGGAGGGTCGGGCGCTAGAACCCACTGATGTTGCGGAGTCGATTGCGTTCGCCGTCTCTCGGCCTGAACACGTGGAAATCCCCGAGATAACTGTTAGTACGACCGACAAGCTCAGGTAGTCGGTGTTTGGTGTGATTGGAACACATGATGTTTAGTAACATTTGACGGCAGAAAATCAACAATTTGACGACAGCCAATCAACAGACGTGACGGTATACCAATCACTACCATCTAGTCAGTCCTCAGGCAAAAAATAGATAACTGACTGACTCTTTCTGGTACTCATATGAAGATTGATGTGGTGGATGCGCTCCATCAGCCGGAATACACCGGCGAAAACAGGTGTGAGCCATGTACGTTGTTGAATCTGATTATCGCAGCGATACTCGGCTCCGTCGTCGCGCGGAAATCGAAACTCGGCGGCGTCATTGCCGTCGGAATCTCGATTGGACTCATCTATCTCCGCGG
Coding sequences within:
- a CDS encoding DUF7847 domain-containing protein: MAVGKALQSVPSALARNPLIVALFGLFGLIQSVTVVTQQINPLVGLAVSGVFFLGILVGMPFIHGGLIKMADEALRGTTSLSTFISAGKQNYVSLLGAMFVVFGVNMALGIVLWIIVIMGVGVGMAVGEHTGLIIAGLIGLVIGLVYFVFVFFIQFYSQEIVLNDASAIDSLKQSAALVRKHLLSTFGYMLISAVGGGLVGGAIGAAGPLLLPAPSPTLDSQPLTQELLLGMGGYLVIVVLAIAVLGSILTVFSVAFYREIRTGRRGGQPMNA
- the bioD gene encoding dethiobiotin synthase; the protein is MTNITHDFAVVGTDTGVGKTVVTAGLVGWLRNAGHDAQAVKPAQTGYPPDDDAEFVATACGTDAAATCGPRLEPALAPEIAADVADERIDYTAIFETCAAALDRDGPGVIEGIGGLRVPLADGKEVVDLVSELDVPTILVARSGLGTLNHTALSVEALRRRDVFVSGIVLNQFEGETAAERTNPRVLEEMTGCPVYTMPPLSIAKPEDAVAGVCEHLPVEQVLSSVERDPIE
- a CDS encoding aminotransferase class I/II-fold pyridoxal phosphate-dependent enzyme, producing the protein MDPDTTESQSGSPPQPDRGFDLESRLEARQRHGLRRELEPAADVSARTRIGGESQLVFAANNYLGLATDSRVQQAAASAAHAVGTGSGASRLITGDTELHRELEGDLAAIKHTDRTLLFSSGYAANVGTIAALDPDVIFSDELNHASIIDGCRLSDAETVVYDHCDAESLATELHTRAETAADDEQWLIATDTVFSMDGDVAPLAAICDLAERYGAWVLVDEAHATGLYENGGGLVQREGLSDRIDVQIGTLSKALASQGGYVAGSETLIEYLVNEARSFVFSTGLAPPAVGASKAALRIARDGECRKSLWENVETLRDGLESMGYRVLGETQVLPVLVGDRADAIALDERLREQGIVAPVIRPPTVPDGTSRIRVAPMATHTEANIDRCLTAFETVGTNLELI
- a CDS encoding Gfo/Idh/MocA family oxidoreductase, giving the protein MDEINFAVLGTGGIGRRTLEVSTYKDGLTPVAACDRHGVAVNHDGLDVEEILDATEGNIAGDGTGDTEDKRVTDGGAAVKQHGDGAGIVASAQGTSTETPIDEIIAESDEIDAVLLALPNLEHDFIPRIAERFAEAEFEGVLIDVLKRSRVIGMLDDREETLVESGITFVCGAGATPGLLTGAAALAAQSFVEVEEVEIWWGVGLKSGYEDNRGTVREDIAHLDGYDIETAREMDESEIEAVIEEHDGVLEFNDMEHADDVLLERAGICDAEDVTVGGILDIRKDEKPTTTTVRVTGRTFDGKRGTNTFQLDDATSMAANVNGPALGYLKSAVRRNRAGDYGVFGPAELMPGF
- the bioB gene encoding biotin synthase BioB codes for the protein MVYETGNRTVDDAVTTLLDGGQLDRTDALALMAQPVEDLAPAADVVRSHFGDDTVDACSIVNAKAGNCAEDCGFCAQSVHFDTGIETYGFLGPEEVLAAAKRAERDGAQRFGIVVAEKGVSKERRPDEWDEVIQAIRLVRDETDIEVDASLGILTQEEAEILAAEGINHYNHNIETSPRYFPEVVSTHSFEDRVKTLERAKSVGMDLCAGVILGMGESPTDRVDAALALRDIGISSLPVNILNPVAGTPLGDDGSAEITTEEIIKTIAVYRMLHPEARVRLTGGREVNLSPDEQHLPFEAGADGILTGDYLTTEGQSPGDDLEIIERAGLEPNMEANEFDPETVKDGCTDSDSAVETAAGTAVTNVNVTED
- a CDS encoding SDR family oxidoreductase, with the translated sequence MDLTDTVAVVTGASSGIGEATAKALAREGCSVVLVARREDRLERIADEIESDRTLVIPTDVTDEDEVTAMVEETREVFGCLDILVNNAGVLRVDPVAEADMADFREQVEVNLLGAMNTTHAALPVMLESEHADIVTVSSVNARHPAKEGSAYTATKYGVNGFCRSLRKEMADEQVRVTIVMPGPVDSEMRDWENWEGRALEPTDVAESIAFAVSRPEHVEIPEITVSTTDKLR